One stretch of Hydrogenovibrio kuenenii DSM 12350 DNA includes these proteins:
- a CDS encoding DNA polymerase III subunit chi yields the protein MNQQTSPKIEKDVLFYVLETQDTAARDAFIAKLVNKIYQQSRLCDVRCGNEQDTQRIDQAIWQFRPDAFIPHAVALEVKAPIQLWSQHVVEPCEDVLLNLHTDFAENFQQYARTIEVLDQSEALIERGRERWRQYKALGVEPTVHKIPSP from the coding sequence ATGAATCAACAAACTTCACCAAAGATAGAAAAAGATGTGTTGTTCTATGTATTAGAAACGCAGGACACCGCAGCTAGAGATGCTTTTATAGCGAAGTTGGTCAACAAGATTTACCAACAAAGTCGCCTTTGTGATGTTCGTTGTGGCAATGAACAAGATACACAGCGTATTGACCAAGCTATTTGGCAGTTTCGTCCAGATGCTTTTATACCTCATGCTGTTGCCCTTGAAGTCAAAGCTCCTATTCAACTTTGGTCACAACACGTTGTTGAACCCTGCGAAGACGTATTACTCAACCTGCATACCGACTTCGCAGAAAACTTTCAGCAATATGCACGCACCATTGAAGTTTTGGATCAATCAGAAGCATTGATTGAACGGGGTCGCGAGCGCTGGCGCCAATACAAAGCACTGGGCGTTGAACCAACTGTGCATAAAATTCCATCTCCTTAA
- a CDS encoding leucyl aminopeptidase codes for MKSINFSLQSSIDNADFDTLLLPVFDDGTFPEAAEKWEISGLVKKLIEQKDFAGKAGETLMLFEQKDFARVCLIGFGVKSDLTDKALTETADAIAKAITKSSAANVLSLAGSISNDQISQARVIYQLTLAVQKSLYEYTHISRSGDLKPKEIHLESVTYLLNDREEWQAKIDQAQATALGMALTQELADMPSNFCTPTHLAETAKQLAKDYDFDCDILEREKMLNMGMGSFMAVAQGSITPPKMICLSYNGADKSKAPIALVGKGVTFDTGGISLKPGAAMDEMKYDMGGAATVLGVFEALGRLKPEINVVGVIPATENMPSGNAIKPGDVVTSLSGQTIEILNTDAEGRLILCDALTYAQQTYKPSKIIDMATLTGACIIALGHHISAVLGNNQDLVNDLLKASQMTYDRFWQLPLSEEYDEQLKSNFADMANIGGRAAGTITAAQFLARFTKDIDWAHLDIAGTAWTSGANKGATGRPVPALVEYLVSQA; via the coding sequence ATGAAGTCAATCAACTTTTCACTACAATCTTCTATCGATAACGCAGATTTTGATACTTTACTACTGCCTGTTTTTGATGATGGCACTTTCCCTGAAGCCGCTGAAAAATGGGAAATTTCCGGCCTGGTCAAAAAACTGATTGAACAGAAAGACTTTGCAGGTAAAGCGGGCGAGACCTTAATGCTGTTTGAACAAAAAGACTTTGCACGCGTTTGCTTAATTGGCTTTGGTGTAAAATCAGATCTCACAGATAAAGCACTAACTGAAACTGCAGATGCCATCGCTAAAGCAATTACCAAATCAAGTGCCGCAAATGTTCTGAGTTTGGCAGGTAGTATTTCTAACGATCAAATCAGTCAGGCTAGAGTAATATACCAGTTGACCCTAGCTGTACAAAAAAGCCTGTACGAATACACTCACATCAGCCGAAGCGGTGATTTGAAACCTAAAGAAATTCACCTTGAAAGTGTTACCTATTTGCTGAACGATAGAGAAGAGTGGCAAGCTAAAATTGACCAAGCACAGGCAACGGCACTTGGTATGGCACTCACGCAGGAACTAGCGGACATGCCGAGTAATTTCTGTACGCCGACTCACCTAGCTGAAACCGCTAAACAATTGGCTAAAGATTACGATTTTGACTGTGACATCCTAGAACGAGAAAAAATGCTTAATATGGGCATGGGCTCTTTCATGGCGGTCGCACAAGGTTCAATTACCCCTCCAAAAATGATTTGCTTGTCCTATAACGGGGCCGACAAATCTAAAGCACCTATTGCATTGGTTGGTAAAGGGGTTACTTTTGACACAGGTGGTATTTCTCTTAAGCCTGGCGCTGCCATGGATGAAATGAAATATGACATGGGCGGTGCCGCAACGGTTCTAGGTGTATTTGAAGCTTTAGGTCGCTTAAAGCCCGAAATCAATGTGGTTGGTGTTATTCCCGCAACGGAAAACATGCCTTCAGGCAATGCAATCAAGCCAGGTGATGTGGTCACCTCGCTTTCCGGTCAAACCATTGAAATTTTGAATACGGATGCTGAAGGTCGTTTGATTTTGTGTGATGCCCTAACCTACGCACAGCAAACCTACAAACCAAGCAAAATCATTGATATGGCAACCTTAACTGGTGCTTGCATCATCGCTTTAGGGCATCATATCTCTGCCGTATTGGGGAATAACCAAGACTTGGTAAATGATTTACTTAAGGCCAGCCAAATGACCTATGATCGTTTCTGGCAATTGCCTTTAAGTGAAGAATACGACGAACAGCTGAAATCTAACTTTGCAGACATGGCGAATATCGGTGGTCGCGCAGCGGGCACAATTACTGCAGCACAATTTCTTGCGCGCTTTACCAAAGACATTGACTGGGCACATCTGGATATTGCAGGAACTGCTTGGACAAGTGGTGCAAACAAAGGTGCGACTGGCCGCCCAGTACCAGCATTGGTGGAATACTTGGTAAGTCAAGCTTAG
- the lptF gene encoding LPS export ABC transporter permease LptF, whose amino-acid sequence MRILDKYLYKELYSTFFAVLLVLLLITVGTEATKLLGVAVEGEIAPSAVMQVLLYKIPPALEVILPLVALLSVMLAVGRLYQDQEMVVLSSCGVKPSYFQKRVFWFLLPLALVTAYVTLYVTPWSFKQERLLMLKTQTATPLAALTPGKFNELPNGEGVFYAKSISEDKQLQSVWVRLYGEQDVLMVAPKGRFELINGKLALVLFNGHSYEGLVDGDTFRVRAFARFEGFLPDMQGTMPQKQKFETSTAALWQSDDVEAKALLQWRLITPLSILVLGLLGLKVSKTGPREGRFAKVFLALVLYVIFNQLLVTTRDSIEHGAFPATIGLWPIPILFLAFALYQDNLKPSWFEWPDWHHWLHKFSQKTASKNKS is encoded by the coding sequence TTGCGAATACTTGATAAGTATCTCTATAAAGAATTGTATTCGACCTTTTTCGCGGTGCTATTGGTGTTGCTGTTGATTACAGTGGGAACCGAGGCTACTAAGCTCTTAGGCGTCGCTGTAGAGGGAGAAATTGCTCCGTCTGCTGTAATGCAAGTGCTTCTCTATAAAATACCTCCCGCGCTTGAAGTGATTTTGCCTTTAGTGGCTTTGCTGTCAGTGATGTTGGCAGTGGGACGACTGTACCAAGATCAGGAAATGGTTGTGCTAAGCAGTTGTGGTGTGAAGCCGAGCTATTTTCAAAAGCGGGTATTTTGGTTTCTATTACCATTGGCACTTGTGACAGCTTATGTAACGCTTTATGTCACCCCTTGGAGTTTTAAGCAGGAAAGACTGTTGATGCTTAAAACGCAAACTGCCACGCCTTTAGCTGCGCTGACACCCGGTAAGTTTAATGAGCTTCCAAACGGTGAAGGGGTTTTTTATGCAAAATCAATCTCTGAAGATAAGCAGTTACAATCAGTTTGGGTTCGACTCTATGGCGAACAAGATGTGTTGATGGTGGCGCCAAAAGGACGTTTTGAGTTGATAAATGGTAAGTTGGCGTTAGTGTTATTTAACGGCCACAGTTATGAAGGACTGGTTGATGGTGATACTTTTAGAGTACGAGCGTTTGCTCGATTTGAAGGTTTTTTACCCGACATGCAAGGTACTATGCCGCAAAAACAAAAGTTTGAAACGTCAACAGCAGCGCTTTGGCAATCCGATGATGTGGAGGCAAAAGCCTTGTTGCAATGGCGCCTGATTACCCCACTTTCCATTTTAGTATTGGGTTTACTTGGACTGAAGGTGAGTAAAACTGGACCGAGAGAAGGGCGTTTTGCTAAGGTGTTTTTGGCTTTGGTTCTTTATGTGATCTTCAATCAATTGCTGGTAACCACTCGAGATTCTATCGAGCATGGTGCTTTTCCAGCCACTATCGGGCTTTGGCCAATCCCCATCCTATTTTTAGCCTTTGCACTTTATCAAGACAATTTGAAACCCAGTTGGTTTGAGTGGCCGGATTGGCATCATTGGCTACATAAGTTTTCTCAGAAAACTGCGTCTAAAAATAAGAGTTGA
- the lptG gene encoding LPS export ABC transporter permease LptG, with translation MNLIERYLGRVLVSYTLIVLMVLLIILGFSEFMIQLGKLNDSYTLAKGTFYTLLKLPVYAYEIFPVALLIGTLLGLGGLANHSELTILRVTGWPIRRIFWGVMKSAMILWFVVAVMGEWIAPHAEAYAKKMRSEALSQSFSIGSSADFWMKDEDVFVHVGKVISERQFFDVSLYKVKDDRLESRIFAQKANYLAGTEHQWELINVTESSLGWQYRKLPLPNIYPDKKNWQKLIYEQKHMHSMQVSLPVNPELLQSLHVDTRYMGIVDLYRYIDFLEKNDLDAEPYRLAFWRKIAMPLVIISMVSLVFPLIFGSQRQVSMGQRVFVGILVGMGFHLLNQIFGNLSVVYHISAILGAFLPAVTLFVLSLFLMRRLR, from the coding sequence ATGAATTTAATTGAACGTTACTTAGGCCGAGTTTTAGTAAGTTATACGCTTATTGTTTTAATGGTGTTGCTAATTATTCTAGGCTTTTCAGAGTTTATGATTCAACTGGGTAAGTTAAATGATAGCTATACGCTTGCAAAGGGTACTTTCTATACTCTGTTAAAGCTCCCTGTTTATGCTTATGAAATTTTTCCAGTTGCTTTACTCATAGGAACTTTACTTGGTCTTGGTGGCTTGGCAAACCATTCTGAGTTGACAATCCTGCGTGTTACAGGCTGGCCAATTAGACGTATTTTTTGGGGCGTAATGAAATCAGCAATGATTCTTTGGTTTGTGGTTGCAGTAATGGGGGAGTGGATAGCGCCGCATGCCGAAGCCTACGCAAAAAAGATGCGTAGTGAAGCCTTGAGTCAAAGTTTTTCGATTGGAAGTTCAGCTGATTTTTGGATGAAGGACGAAGATGTTTTTGTTCATGTTGGTAAAGTGATTTCAGAGCGTCAATTTTTTGATGTGAGTCTGTACAAGGTTAAAGATGATAGATTGGAAAGCAGGATCTTTGCACAAAAGGCAAACTACTTGGCAGGTACGGAGCATCAATGGGAACTGATTAATGTGACTGAAAGCTCACTCGGCTGGCAATACCGTAAACTGCCTCTGCCAAACATTTATCCCGATAAAAAGAATTGGCAAAAACTTATTTATGAGCAAAAACATATGCATAGTATGCAAGTCTCTTTACCTGTAAACCCCGAGTTGCTACAAAGTTTACATGTTGATACCCGTTATATGGGAATTGTTGATCTTTACCGCTATATCGACTTCTTAGAAAAGAACGACTTAGATGCAGAACCTTATCGCTTGGCATTTTGGCGAAAAATCGCCATGCCGCTGGTGATTATCAGTATGGTCTCGTTAGTGTTTCCATTGATATTTGGTTCTCAACGACAAGTCAGTATGGGGCAAAGAGTTTTTGTTGGGATTTTGGTTGGCATGGGGTTCCATTTGCTCAACCAGATTTTTGGTAACTTGAGCGTGGTTTATCACATCTCCGCTATCTTGGGCGCGTTCTTGCCCGCAGTAACGCTCTTTGTTCTCTCCTTGTTCTTGATGAGGCGGTTGCGTTGA
- a CDS encoding class I SAM-dependent methyltransferase: MAILDVVTKTLRYRQLAKTLHAHFGDEAKLKGLKCLNVGGGYGGAHQILERFGFEVTTCDIDGSCDYCDLNQPLSYADDSFDVVICLAVLEHLHDWQNGLEELKRVAKHLVIATTPSVYGKPVLETLAFIHLVNKDHIDDHKYYLSKQDIVKAGYQHRYFTFLMNQLAVFRKSN, from the coding sequence ATGGCAATACTTGATGTTGTAACAAAAACACTGCGTTATCGGCAGTTGGCAAAGACCCTTCATGCACATTTTGGTGATGAAGCAAAATTAAAAGGCCTTAAATGCCTGAATGTGGGCGGTGGCTATGGCGGTGCGCATCAAATACTTGAGCGTTTCGGTTTTGAAGTGACAACGTGTGATATTGATGGCTCTTGCGATTACTGCGATTTGAATCAACCCTTGTCTTACGCTGACGATTCGTTCGATGTGGTTATTTGTTTGGCGGTGTTAGAGCATTTGCACGACTGGCAAAATGGATTGGAAGAGTTGAAACGTGTCGCTAAACATCTTGTCATCGCGACAACTCCTTCGGTTTATGGGAAACCCGTACTGGAAACGCTGGCGTTTATACATCTGGTCAATAAAGACCATATTGATGATCACAAGTATTACCTGAGCAAACAGGACATTGTGAAGGCTGGTTATCAGCACCGATATTTCACTTTCTTGATGAATCAACTAGCGGTTTTCAGAAAGTCGAATTGA
- a CDS encoding glycosyltransferase family 9 protein — MNVDMMRKVDHHIGIPLTFLATYWLKLIHWITGQKKVIPKNILFVELSEMGSTIIADPAMKRTQKNFDANLFFVIFKKNKPSLDLLKTIPQENIFTLCEDNLFTLIRDAVRYLFWCRKNKIDTAIDLELFSRVSALLTGFSGANNRVGYHNFHGEGLYRGEMLTHKVSYNPHIHIAKNFISLIYALEAKTAEVPFSKILITDEDVKLDQVSFSEAEQQHVLRQVKHCYPSYEENTPQLVLINPNASDLLPQRRWPKPNFVELMQRILNEYPNVLVLITGAPNEQPEAEALRKQVNHERCVNFAGQLKLLEMPILYCLSKLMVTNDSGPGHFSAITPLKTFVLFGPETPKLYGSLGNSTPIYAGLACSPCVSAANHRKTPCTEPVCMDAITVDTVYQQVKIELDY; from the coding sequence ATGAATGTTGATATGATGCGTAAAGTGGATCACCATATCGGAATTCCACTGACGTTTTTAGCTACTTACTGGCTTAAGCTGATTCATTGGATCACAGGCCAAAAAAAAGTTATCCCTAAAAACATCTTATTCGTTGAATTATCCGAAATGGGCAGCACCATCATCGCTGACCCTGCAATGAAGCGTACTCAGAAAAACTTTGATGCCAATTTGTTCTTTGTTATTTTCAAGAAAAACAAACCTAGTCTAGATTTACTGAAAACCATTCCTCAAGAAAACATCTTCACACTTTGCGAAGACAATCTATTCACCCTCATTCGCGATGCTGTCCGTTACTTGTTCTGGTGTCGAAAAAACAAAATCGATACCGCAATCGACCTAGAACTTTTTTCCAGAGTATCGGCGTTGTTGACCGGATTCAGTGGCGCCAACAATCGCGTCGGTTACCACAACTTCCACGGTGAAGGGTTATATCGTGGTGAAATGCTTACCCATAAAGTCAGCTACAACCCCCATATTCACATCGCTAAAAACTTCATCTCTTTGATTTATGCACTAGAAGCGAAAACAGCTGAAGTCCCTTTCTCCAAAATTTTGATTACCGATGAAGACGTTAAGCTCGATCAAGTCAGTTTTTCTGAAGCAGAGCAGCAACACGTTCTAAGGCAAGTTAAACATTGCTACCCAAGTTATGAAGAAAACACGCCTCAACTGGTGTTGATTAACCCTAACGCCAGTGACCTTTTACCGCAACGTCGTTGGCCAAAGCCAAACTTTGTCGAATTGATGCAACGCATTCTTAACGAATATCCGAATGTATTGGTATTGATTACCGGTGCGCCAAACGAGCAACCAGAAGCGGAAGCGTTGAGGAAACAAGTGAATCATGAGCGTTGCGTGAATTTTGCAGGCCAGCTTAAACTACTGGAAATGCCAATTTTGTATTGCTTGTCTAAATTGATGGTTACAAACGATTCTGGCCCTGGGCATTTTTCTGCTATCACACCGCTTAAAACATTTGTATTATTTGGACCAGAAACCCCAAAACTCTATGGCTCTCTTGGTAACAGCACCCCTATCTATGCAGGTCTTGCCTGCTCACCTTGTGTAAGTGCTGCCAACCACCGAAAAACTCCATGCACCGAGCCGGTTTGCATGGACGCCATTACGGTCGATACAGTTTATCAGCAAGTCAAAATCGAATTAGATTACTAA
- a CDS encoding lysylphosphatidylglycerol synthase transmembrane domain-containing protein, which translates to MGNLIKLLLSAAIIGFIFYKFEMSSVLNTILSANIGLLAAALVVQILSQSIAAYRWSLIMGLLKFDHPFSFYFRSYFKGSLFNQVLPTSVGGDAYRIAEVAANGGLVKEAFYGIFIDRIVGLVGLLILNLLANLIESNLLPEEVFWSINIVLILGIAGLVVLLLIRKVALFDRYKITRLFYQLSNRFRFIYRTPKRISQQLGLSLLIHLLSMICIFGIGHSVGINEPLVTYLVLIPPAILLTILPISFAGWGVREGALVALFLLIGIDQTQVLAMSLLYGIILIISALPGLYYYLKGKHKFL; encoded by the coding sequence TTGGGCAACCTGATTAAACTTTTGTTATCTGCGGCCATTATCGGTTTTATCTTTTATAAATTCGAAATGAGCAGCGTGTTAAACACAATTTTATCCGCCAATATCGGATTATTGGCAGCTGCGCTTGTCGTACAAATTCTGAGTCAATCCATCGCCGCCTATCGCTGGTCTCTAATTATGGGGCTACTTAAATTCGACCACCCTTTTTCATTTTATTTCCGCAGTTATTTCAAAGGCAGTCTATTCAATCAGGTGCTGCCAACTAGTGTTGGCGGGGATGCCTATCGTATCGCTGAAGTCGCTGCCAATGGCGGGCTGGTCAAAGAAGCTTTCTATGGTATCTTTATCGACCGTATTGTCGGCTTGGTCGGGCTGTTGATATTAAACCTACTTGCCAACCTGATTGAAAGCAACCTCCTGCCAGAGGAAGTTTTCTGGAGTATCAACATTGTCTTGATACTCGGTATTGCGGGGCTGGTCGTTTTATTATTGATTCGCAAAGTTGCGTTATTTGACCGTTATAAAATCACTCGCTTGTTTTATCAGCTATCCAACCGCTTCCGCTTTATCTACCGCACGCCCAAACGTATTTCCCAGCAGCTAGGGCTCTCTTTATTGATTCACTTGCTTTCCATGATTTGTATTTTCGGCATAGGTCACAGCGTGGGTATCAATGAACCTTTAGTAACCTATTTAGTACTGATTCCACCTGCAATTTTATTAACCATCCTCCCTATCTCCTTTGCCGGCTGGGGCGTTAGAGAAGGTGCACTGGTTGCTTTATTCTTACTAATCGGCATTGACCAAACCCAAGTGCTAGCCATGTCTCTGCTCTATGGCATCATCTTGATTATCAGTGCTTTGCCAGGCCTTTATTACTACCTAAAAGGCAAACACAAATTTTTATAA
- a CDS encoding ArnT family glycosyltransferase, giving the protein MQNAFYRHNLHQNSAYGYALLLILAMTAWHLILAGRVNLSVDEAHYALYGLKLDWSYFDHPPMVGWLNAIATYFSHSDFGLRVIPITFFAASNFVLYHVACRLYPSFRWIGFWTLALVNSAFMFELLATSMLPDTPLMFASLMAVWHLLNLRDASEQRHSTLKYWLWLGFWIGIAGLSKYTSVILIASLVLIVLLERRWNWLWDKGLWFAIVLAGIMITPVLYWNATHDWISFLYQIHHGTYNQDWSWVRVLSTQLAQFALYTPTLYLLGAWLMLSAWVSHSPSNKLLAAFSLPTVILFAMNSGHEMSLPHWTQLAWLFIAPAVVFWVWQHWASKALRWFIYLSSSVSLIMVIILNSQLYTPWMPVKSKDNPVHELHGWQQAVNEAISLQNQHPNTALFAANWSQASRIGWYAYPQPVYVTDNRFDQFDLWFGNPKQGSNGIVIVPSYESQDLKLNQPGHFKTCQLAKTLPIQAHHDTIVTYRLFYCQDFEAPSYSGWALKLPIVQQVQTLQAQTQ; this is encoded by the coding sequence ATGCAAAACGCTTTTTATCGACACAACTTGCACCAAAACTCAGCTTACGGTTATGCATTACTGTTGATATTAGCAATGACGGCTTGGCATCTGATACTTGCTGGCCGTGTGAATTTGAGTGTTGATGAGGCCCACTATGCGCTTTACGGGCTAAAACTTGACTGGAGCTATTTTGACCATCCCCCGATGGTTGGTTGGTTAAATGCGATTGCCACCTATTTTTCTCATAGTGACTTCGGCTTAAGAGTCATTCCAATCACCTTCTTCGCCGCTTCTAATTTTGTACTTTATCATGTTGCTTGTCGCCTTTACCCTAGCTTCCGCTGGATCGGTTTCTGGACATTGGCATTGGTCAACTCCGCTTTTATGTTCGAACTCCTCGCCACATCCATGTTACCTGACACCCCCTTAATGTTTGCCAGCTTAATGGCTGTTTGGCACTTACTGAATCTTAGGGATGCGTCCGAACAGCGTCATTCAACACTTAAATACTGGCTATGGCTTGGCTTCTGGATAGGCATTGCTGGCCTTTCAAAATATACTTCGGTGATATTGATTGCCTCTTTGGTTTTGATTGTTCTACTTGAGCGCCGTTGGAACTGGTTATGGGATAAAGGCCTTTGGTTTGCAATTGTTTTAGCCGGCATCATGATAACGCCTGTACTTTATTGGAACGCAACCCACGACTGGATTTCTTTCCTCTACCAAATCCATCATGGCACCTACAATCAAGACTGGTCTTGGGTACGCGTTTTAAGCACTCAACTCGCACAATTTGCTCTCTATACACCAACCCTTTATCTACTGGGCGCTTGGCTAATGTTGTCAGCCTGGGTTTCTCACTCACCGTCCAATAAATTGCTTGCGGCGTTTTCTCTGCCTACTGTTATTTTATTTGCCATGAATTCCGGGCACGAAATGAGCCTACCACATTGGACACAACTGGCCTGGTTATTTATTGCACCTGCTGTGGTGTTTTGGGTATGGCAACATTGGGCATCAAAAGCATTACGCTGGTTTATTTACCTTTCAAGCAGTGTCAGCTTGATTATGGTAATCATTCTAAACTCACAACTTTACACGCCTTGGATGCCGGTAAAATCGAAAGACAATCCTGTACATGAATTACACGGCTGGCAACAAGCAGTGAATGAAGCGATATCACTGCAAAACCAGCACCCAAATACTGCATTATTCGCTGCAAACTGGTCACAAGCCAGCCGTATTGGTTGGTACGCTTATCCACAACCGGTTTATGTTACAGATAACCGTTTTGATCAATTCGACCTTTGGTTTGGCAACCCTAAACAGGGTTCTAATGGCATTGTCATCGTACCTAGCTACGAAAGCCAAGACCTTAAACTCAATCAACCCGGTCATTTTAAAACCTGTCAACTGGCAAAAACTTTGCCAATACAAGCGCACCACGACACCATTGTGACCTATCGTTTGTTTTACTGCCAAGACTTTGAAGCGCCAAGCTATTCAGGTTGGGCATTAAAGCTTCCAATCGTGCAACAAGTACAGACTTTACAAGCTCAGACTCAGTAG
- the epmB gene encoding EF-P beta-lysylation protein EpmB, giving the protein MIIQRLDELAEVIEVPLATLNQHYLDTNFKLKVPVHFARQIEKGNLNDPLLRQILPSIDEAKSVKGFSQDPVGDLNANPIDSLLHKYQGRALLITSPQCDIHCRYCFRRHFPYEQAKKRHWQTALEHLASDNSIHEIILSGGDPLTLSETGLLELLRQLEQIPHIETLRIHSRTPVVAPERALKLDWLAALKASRFNVVLVVHCNHPNELSDETKTLFEQYRRADVTLLNQSVLLKGINDSAPILKALSKKLFSQGILPYYCHLLDRVEGASHFEVDDTPAWQIFETLRKELPGYLVPKLVREIAGEPYKTPIIKTL; this is encoded by the coding sequence ATGATTATCCAACGATTAGACGAACTTGCAGAAGTGATTGAAGTGCCTTTGGCAACGCTAAACCAGCATTATCTGGACACCAATTTTAAACTCAAAGTCCCCGTTCACTTTGCACGTCAAATCGAAAAAGGCAATCTTAACGACCCCCTACTTCGTCAAATTTTACCTAGCATTGACGAAGCAAAAAGCGTGAAAGGTTTCTCACAAGACCCTGTCGGAGACCTAAACGCCAACCCCATCGACAGCTTACTGCACAAATATCAAGGGCGAGCACTACTCATTACCAGCCCGCAATGTGATATCCATTGCCGTTATTGTTTTCGCCGTCACTTTCCTTATGAGCAGGCAAAAAAACGTCACTGGCAAACTGCACTTGAACACCTTGCCTCGGACAACTCCATTCACGAAATCATATTGAGTGGCGGCGACCCTTTAACCCTATCGGAAACTGGGTTGCTTGAATTACTTCGCCAGCTAGAGCAAATCCCTCATATTGAAACTTTACGTATCCATAGCCGCACCCCTGTGGTCGCCCCTGAACGAGCGCTAAAACTTGACTGGTTAGCAGCACTTAAAGCTTCACGTTTCAATGTAGTTTTGGTTGTGCACTGTAATCATCCAAATGAGTTAAGTGACGAAACAAAAACTCTATTTGAACAATATCGACGTGCGGACGTTACTTTATTAAACCAATCCGTACTACTCAAAGGCATTAATGATTCTGCACCTATCTTAAAAGCTTTGAGTAAAAAACTTTTTTCACAAGGCATCTTACCTTATTATTGTCACCTACTGGATAGAGTGGAAGGTGCTTCACACTTTGAAGTGGACGATACCCCAGCCTGGCAGATTTTTGAAACCTTGCGCAAAGAACTACCTGGGTATCTCGTACCAAAACTGGTTCGGGAAATTGCCGGCGAGCCCTATAAAACCCCTATAATCAAAACACTATAA
- the efp gene encoding elongation factor P: MASISTSEFKNGLKFLMDGQPCTIVDNTIVQPGKGQAFNRVKYRNLITGKVLENTFKSGEKVESADVMDTDLQYLYADGEFWHFMDPTSFEQYQAGPAAVVDVDKWLVEQDMCTVTLWNGDPIVVKPPKQVILEVTDTDPGLKGDTAGTGGKPATLSTGAVVQVPLFITIGEKIICNTETGEYVSRAK; encoded by the coding sequence ATGGCTAGTATTAGTACAAGTGAATTTAAAAACGGTTTAAAGTTTCTGATGGATGGTCAGCCTTGTACCATTGTTGATAACACAATCGTTCAGCCAGGAAAAGGTCAGGCGTTTAACCGCGTAAAATATCGTAACCTGATTACAGGTAAAGTATTGGAAAATACTTTTAAATCAGGTGAAAAAGTTGAAAGTGCTGACGTTATGGACACCGACTTGCAATACCTTTATGCCGATGGTGAATTCTGGCACTTTATGGACCCTACTTCATTTGAGCAGTATCAAGCAGGGCCAGCAGCAGTTGTAGATGTTGATAAATGGTTAGTTGAGCAAGATATGTGTACGGTGACGCTTTGGAATGGTGACCCGATTGTTGTTAAACCACCTAAGCAAGTTATCTTGGAAGTGACAGATACTGATCCCGGTTTAAAAGGCGATACTGCTGGAACAGGCGGTAAACCTGCAACGCTATCTACAGGTGCAGTCGTGCAAGTGCCTTTATTTATCACAATTGGTGAAAAAATCATTTGTAATACTGAGACTGGCGAGTACGTTTCTCGCGCAAAATAA